A window of the Helianthus annuus cultivar XRQ/B chromosome 4, HanXRQr2.0-SUNRISE, whole genome shotgun sequence genome harbors these coding sequences:
- the LOC110936025 gene encoding cytochrome P450 81Q32-like: protein MEILHIYVSLLLLVVSYFFTTHIYWKVSNLPPTIFPTLPIIGHLYLLKVPLYRTFARISAKHGPIILLRFGSRCVLLVSSHFIAEECFTKNDIVFANRPNLVFGKILGDNFTSLVWAPYGDHWRNLRRIASTEILSTQRLNEFQDIRADEGLLLIRKLLSNSSPVNMKSAFYELTLNIMMRMISGKRYFGGDIVEVEEEGRRFRKILDEAFSLAGASNLGDYLPILSWFGVKGLEKKLLLLREKKDVFFQGLIEQLREKHVNEKNNKKKKKTMIEVLLSLQESDPEYYTDKMIRSFVLIILSAGTETSLGTMEWALSLLLNNPHVLKKAQNEIDIHVGNNRLIKESDISDLPYLRCILNETLRLYPAAPLLTPRSSSKDCVVGGYHIPSGTMLLVNQWAIHHDPNLWTDPERFIPERFEGLEGWRDGFKLMPFGSGRRNCPGEGLALRVVGLTLGLLIQCFDWERMSEDMVDMTEAPGLTMPKLKPLVAKCRPRVLMQNLLFQL, encoded by the exons ATGGAAATTCTTCATATCTACGTCTCCCTCTTGTTACTTGTAGTTTCATATTTCTTCACAACCCACATTTATTGGAAAGTTTCCAATCTCCCGCCCACCATCTTCCCAACCCTACCCATAATCGGTCACCTCTACCTTCTAAAGGTCCCACTCTATCGAACCTTCGCCAGGATATCTGCTAAACATGGTCCGATCATCCTTCTTCGGTTCGGCTCACGCTGTGTACTCTTGGTCTCATCCCATTTTATTGCTGAAGAATGTTTCACTAAGAATGACATAGTCTTTGCCAACCGTCCTAATTTAGTCTTTGGCAAGATCCTGGGCGACAACTTCACGAGCCTAGTTTGGGCTCCCTATGGAGATCATTGGCGCAACCTTCGTCGCATTGCATCAACTGAGATTCTATCTACTCAGCGTCTCAATGAGTTCCAGGACATTCGGGCTGATGAAGGCTTGCTACTGATTCGTAAGTTGTTGTCGAATTCTTCTCCGGTTAATATGAAGTCGGCTTTCTATGAGCTTACGCTTAATATCATGATGAGGATGATATCAGGGAAGCGGTACTTTGGTGGCGATATTGTTGAGGTGGAGGAGGAAGGGAGAAGATTTAGGAAGATACTAGACGAGGCGTTTTCGCTTGCGGGTGCTTCGAATTTGGGGGATTACTTGCCAATTTTGAGTTGGTTTGGAGTGAAAGGATTGGAGAAGAAATTACTTTTATTGAGGGAGAAGAAGGATGTGTTTTTCCAAGGGTTGATAGAGCAACTTAGAGAAAAGCATGTGAATGAGAAAaataataagaagaagaagaagaccatGATTGAAGTGTTGTTATCACTACAAGAATCAGATCCCGAGTATTACACTGATAAAATGATCCGAAGCTTTGTGTTG ATCATATTATCAGCTGGAACTGAAACTTCTTTGGGAACCATGGAATGGGCTTTGAGTCTTCTGCTAAACAATCCACATGTTCTAAAAAAGGCACAAAATGAGATAGACATTCATGTGGGAAACAACCGTCTCATTAAAGAATCAGACATATCAGATTTACCATACCTACGTTGTATCTTAAACGAGACACTGCGATTGTACCCTGCTGCCCCACTACTAACTCCTCGCAGCTCATCCAAAGATTGTGTTGTCGGCGGCTATCACATCCCAAGTGGAACAATGCTGCTAGTCAATCAATGGGCCATACATCATGACCCCAACTTGTGGACAGACCCTGAAAGGTTCATTCCAGAAAGATTTGAAGGGCTTGAAGGATGGAGAGATGGGTTTAAGCTTATGCCATTTGGGTCCGGAAGGAGGAATTGTCCAGGAGAAGGCTTGGCATTGCGTGTGGTTGGGTTAACTTTGGGGTTGCTTATCCAATGTTTTGACTGGGAAAGGATGAGTGAAGATATGGTTGACATGACCGAGGCTCCTGGGCTAACCATGCCAAAGCTCAAACCATTGGTAGCCAAGTGTAGACCTCGTGTATTGATGCAGAATCTACTCTTCCAACTCTAA
- the LOC110933146 gene encoding cytochrome P450 81E8-like: protein MEILHIYVSLLLLVVSYLFTTHIHWKVSNLPPTIFPTLPIIGHLYLLKAPIYRTFARISAKHGPIILLRFGSRGVLLVSSPSIAEECFTKNDIVFANRPNLVFGKILGDNFTSLVWAPYGDHWRNLRRIASTEILSTQRLNEFQDIRADEGLLLIRKLLSNSSPVNMKSAFYELTLNIMMRMISGKRYFGGDIVEVEEEGRRFRKILDEAFSLAGASNLGDYLPILSWFGVKGLEKKLLLLREKKDVFFQGLIEQLREKHVNEKNNKKKKKTMIEVLLSLQESDPEYYTDKMIRSFVLVRFSSTTKQLFIIDR from the coding sequence ATGGAAATTCTTCATATCTACGTATCCCTCTTGTTACTTGTAGTTTCATATCTCTTCACAACCCACATTCATTGGAAAGTTTCCAATCTCCCGCCAACCATCTTCCCAACGCTACCCATAATCGGTCACCTCTACCTTCTAAAGGCCCCAATCTATCGAACCTTCGCCAGGATATCTGCTAAACATGGTCCGATCATCCTTCTTAGGTTCGGCTCACGCGGTGTACTCTTGGTCTCATCCCCTTCTATTGCTGAAGAATGTTTCACAAAGAATGACATAGTCTTTGCCAACCGTCCTAATTTAGTCTTTGGCAAGATCCTGGGCGACAACTTCACGAGCCTAGTTTGGGCGCCCTATGGAGATCATTGGCGCAACCTTCGTCGCATTGCATCAACTGAGATTCTATCTACTCAGCGTCTCAATGAGTTCCAGGACATTCGGGCTGATGAAGGCTTGCTACTGATTCGTAAGTTGTTGTCGAATTCTTCTCCGGTTAATATGAAGTCGGCTTTCTATGAGCTTACGCTTAATATCATGATGAGGATGATATCAGGGAAGCGGTACTTTGGTGGCGATATTGTTGAGGTGGAGGAGGAAGGGAGAAGATTTAGGAAGATACTAGACGAGGCGTTTTCGCTTGCGGGTGCTTCGAATTTGGGGGATTACTTGCCAATTTTGAGTTGGTTTGGAGTGAAAGGATTGGAGAAGAAATTACTTTTATTGAGGGAGAAGAAGGATGTGTTTTTCCAAGGGTTGATAGAGCAACTTAGAGAAAAGCATGTGAATGAGAAAaataataagaagaagaagaagaccatGATTGAAGTGTTGTTATCACTACAAGAATCAGATCCCGAGTATTACACTGATAAAATGATCCGAAGCTTTGTGTTGGTAAGATTCTCTTCTACTACTAAACAATTGTTTATCATTGACCGCTAA